In Lycium ferocissimum isolate CSIRO_LF1 chromosome 11, AGI_CSIRO_Lferr_CH_V1, whole genome shotgun sequence, a single genomic region encodes these proteins:
- the LOC132036776 gene encoding DEAD-box ATP-dependent RNA helicase 36-like, translated as MKKPTPVQHHCIPRILSGQDVLGLAQTGSGKTAAFALPILHRLAEDPYGVSCLVVTPTRELAFQLAEQFRALGSCLNLRCAVVVGGMDMITQTKTLMQRPHVVIATPGRIKVLIEQNPDIPPVFKRTKVKAPPFSSRVIVFP; from the coding sequence ATGAAAAAGCCCACTCCAGTACAGCACCACTGCATCCCTAGAATCCTCTCGGGGCAGGATGTGTTAGGTTTGGCTCAGACCGGTAGCGGAAAAACAGCCGCATTTGCATTGCCGATACTGCATCGTTTAGCTGAAGATCCCTATGGGGTTTCGTGTTTGGTGGTAACGCCTACTAGGGAGCTTGCTTTCCAGCTTGCTGAGCAGTTTCGGGCGTTGGGATCTTGCTTGAATTTGAGGTGTGCTGTGGTGGTGGGAGGAATGGATATGATAACCCAGACTAAGACACTGATGCAAAGACCACATGTGGTGATAGCAACTCCTGGAAGGATTAAGGTTCTCATTGAACAGAATCCTGATATTCCTCCTGTCTTCAAAAGAACTAAGGTAAAGGCACCTCCTTTCAGTTCCCGTGTAATTGTTTTCCCGtaa